Proteins from a genomic interval of Polaribacter sp. Q13:
- a CDS encoding DUF4856 domain-containing protein: protein MKKVILSLAIVATLISCSNNDNDTDNPTVAPATYSFERNAATTVDFNGQTTRIEMGGEFITALVNTTETVATLNGKFGHSAGDADFSDADLNASSKSLRSKTAASTDFYAANTTEAAVIKAEFDGWIAAQVDDVFPNWNTDAAAGVAGKIQQAGGGSLRYVNEKGIEYNQLIAKSLIGGLMVDQILNNYLSTAVLDAGTNKADNDADVFLDGENYTSMEHKWDEAFGYLYGNEDNIAAPTYEADKFLNEYVGKVLENTNFSSIGRDIYNAFKLGRAAISEKDYTTRDAQIVILKEKISTVIAVRGIHYLQSGKANLSIDKASAFHALSEGLGFVYSLQFTRKPNSTEAYFTKAEVDGFMTKLQAGNGFWDVTDATIDEVSTAIAAKFSFTLAEASL from the coding sequence ATGAAAAAAGTAATTCTATCATTAGCAATTGTAGCAACATTAATATCTTGTAGTAATAATGATAACGATACCGACAACCCAACAGTTGCTCCTGCTACTTATAGTTTTGAAAGAAACGCTGCTACAACAGTAGATTTTAACGGACAAACGACTAGAATTGAAATGGGAGGTGAGTTTATTACAGCTCTTGTAAATACTACAGAAACGGTTGCTACTTTAAATGGAAAGTTTGGACATTCTGCTGGAGATGCCGATTTTTCAGATGCCGATTTAAACGCTTCTTCAAAAAGCCTTAGAAGTAAAACTGCTGCATCTACAGATTTTTATGCTGCAAATACTACGGAAGCTGCTGTTATTAAAGCGGAGTTTGACGGTTGGATTGCTGCACAAGTAGATGATGTTTTTCCTAATTGGAATACGGATGCTGCTGCAGGTGTTGCAGGGAAAATTCAACAAGCTGGTGGTGGTTCTCTAAGATATGTAAATGAAAAAGGTATTGAGTACAACCAACTAATAGCTAAAAGTTTAATTGGTGGTTTAATGGTAGATCAAATATTAAATAACTATTTAAGTACTGCTGTTTTAGATGCAGGAACAAATAAGGCAGATAATGATGCAGATGTTTTTTTAGATGGTGAAAATTACACTTCTATGGAACATAAATGGGATGAAGCTTTTGGTTATTTATATGGTAACGAAGATAATATTGCTGCACCAACATATGAAGCAGATAAATTTTTAAATGAGTATGTAGGTAAAGTTTTAGAAAACACCAACTTTTCTAGCATAGGTAGAGATATTTACAATGCATTTAAATTAGGAAGAGCTGCTATTTCAGAAAAAGATTACACAACAAGAGATGCACAGATAGTAATTTTAAAAGAAAAAATTTCTACTGTTATTGCAGTAAGAGGGATTCATTATTTACAAAGCGGAAAAGCAAATTTAAGTATAGATAAAGCATCTGCTTTCCATGCACTTTCAGAAGGTTTAGGTTTTGTATATAGTTTACAATTTACTAGAAAACCAAATTCTACAGAAGCTTATTTTACAAAAGCAGAAGTAGATGGCTTTATGACTAAGTTACAAGCTGGTAATGGTTTTTGGGATGTAACAGATGCAACTATAGATGAAGTTTCTACAGCTATTGCAGCAAAATTTAGCTTCACTTTAGCAGAAGCATCATTATAA
- a CDS encoding HTTM domain-containing protein: MKFLNYNFKEQTNAAPLAVFRLFFGLMMFASIVRFWANGWIETLYIEPKFHFTYYGFNWIKPIGDYTYLLFIICGLSALFIAFGYKYRLAIITFFLSFTYVEFMDKTTYLNHYYFITVLSFVLIFLPANATFSVDNLRTKKKYTNIPKWPIDIIKILLGVVYFYAGLAKLNSDWLFRAMPLKIWLPSKYDLPLIGNNFMQQEWFHFAMSWSGMLYDLTIPFLLLYKRTRVFAFVLVVFFHVFTRVLFPIGMFPFVMIISTLIFFEAGFHQKIINFIKRYFLNVSSSDFEERKIVSRTSVIIEKHYQFSKTNRKILIPFLSVFLIIQLLLPFRSLLYPGELFWTEEGYRFSWRVMLMEKAGMTTFRVVDTKTGRSFMVDNKDFLTTFQEKQMSYQPDFILEYVHYLGDHFKSQGHKNIAIFAESYVALNGRLSTRYINPKVDLYQQKESFKHKDWIIPFSSKIKIKGL; the protein is encoded by the coding sequence ATGAAATTTTTAAATTACAATTTTAAAGAACAAACAAATGCAGCTCCTTTAGCTGTTTTTCGTTTGTTTTTTGGTTTAATGATGTTTGCTAGTATTGTTCGGTTTTGGGCAAATGGTTGGATTGAAACGCTGTATATAGAACCAAAATTTCATTTTACGTATTATGGCTTCAATTGGATAAAACCAATTGGTGATTACACCTACTTATTGTTTATTATTTGTGGTTTATCCGCCCTTTTTATAGCGTTTGGTTATAAATATAGATTGGCAATAATTACATTTTTTCTATCTTTTACATATGTAGAATTTATGGATAAAACCACATACTTAAATCATTATTATTTTATTACGGTTCTTAGTTTTGTATTGATTTTTTTACCCGCAAATGCTACTTTTTCTGTTGATAATTTAAGAACTAAAAAGAAATATACAAACATACCCAAATGGCCGATTGATATTATTAAAATCCTTTTAGGCGTTGTATATTTTTATGCTGGTTTGGCAAAACTAAATTCAGATTGGTTGTTTAGAGCAATGCCTTTAAAAATATGGTTGCCATCAAAATATGACCTTCCTTTAATTGGTAATAATTTTATGCAACAAGAATGGTTTCATTTTGCCATGAGTTGGTCTGGTATGTTGTACGATTTAACAATTCCGTTTTTGTTATTGTATAAAAGAACAAGAGTTTTTGCGTTTGTTCTAGTGGTCTTTTTCCATGTTTTTACAAGGGTTTTGTTTCCAATTGGTATGTTTCCTTTTGTAATGATTATTTCTACATTGATATTTTTTGAGGCTGGTTTTCATCAGAAAATAATAAATTTTATAAAAAGATATTTCTTAAATGTCAGTTCGAGTGATTTTGAGGAACGAAAAATTGTATCGAGAACTAGTGTAATTATCGAAAAACATTATCAATTTTCAAAAACCAATAGAAAAATATTAATTCCGTTTTTAAGTGTTTTCTTAATCATTCAATTGCTATTGCCTTTTAGGTCTTTATTGTATCCTGGTGAATTATTTTGGACAGAAGAAGGCTACCGTTTTTCTTGGCGGGTAATGTTAATGGAAAAGGCAGGAATGACAACCTTTAGGGTGGTAGATACAAAAACAGGCCGTTCTTTTATGGTGGATAATAAAGATTTTTTAACCACATTTCAAGAAAAACAAATGAGTTATCAACCTGATTTTATTTTAGAATATGTGCATTATTTAGGCGATCATTTTAAAAGTCAGGGACATAAAAATATTGCTATTTTTGCAGAAAGTTACGTCGCCTTAAACGGACGATTAAGCACAAGGTACATCAACCCAAAGGTAGATTTGTATCAACAAAAAGAAAGCTTTAAACACAAAGATTGGATTATTCCGTTTTCATCAAAAATAAAAATTAAAGGACTTTAA
- a CDS encoding hydroxymethylglutaryl-CoA lyase: protein MKKVKIIECPRDAMQGIKSHFISTEKKALYINSLLKVGFDTIDFGSFVSPKAIPQMRDTAAVLSKLDLSRTQSKLLAIIANVRGANDASQFEEIDYLGYPFSISENFQMRNTHKTIQESIETLDAILNIADKTNKEVVAYLSMGFGNPYGDPWNVEVVGEWTDKLSSMGVKILSLSDTVGSSTPEVIDYLFSNLIPQYPSIEFGAHLHTTPDKWHEKVDAAFKAGCHRFDGAIKGYGGCPMAKDELTGNMPTEKLLSYFTTHKADTNLKPMSFESAYNKALETF from the coding sequence ATGAAAAAAGTAAAAATCATAGAATGTCCGCGTGATGCAATGCAAGGAATAAAAAGCCATTTTATTTCTACAGAAAAAAAAGCATTGTATATTAACTCACTCTTAAAAGTAGGATTTGATACTATTGATTTTGGCAGCTTTGTTTCACCAAAAGCAATTCCGCAAATGCGAGATACTGCAGCTGTTTTGTCTAAATTAGATTTGTCTAGAACGCAAAGTAAATTGTTAGCAATTATAGCCAATGTAAGAGGTGCAAACGATGCTTCTCAGTTTGAAGAAATCGATTATTTAGGATATCCTTTTTCTATTTCAGAAAACTTTCAAATGCGTAATACGCATAAAACAATACAAGAATCTATAGAAACGTTAGATGCCATTTTAAATATTGCAGATAAAACCAATAAAGAAGTAGTGGCGTATTTGTCTATGGGTTTTGGTAATCCGTATGGAGATCCTTGGAATGTGGAGGTTGTAGGAGAGTGGACCGATAAATTGTCTTCTATGGGCGTTAAAATTTTATCACTTTCCGATACTGTAGGGAGTTCAACACCAGAAGTAATCGACTATTTGTTTTCTAATTTAATTCCGCAGTATCCATCTATAGAGTTTGGCGCACATTTACACACCACTCCAGATAAATGGCACGAAAAAGTAGATGCAGCTTTTAAAGCTGGATGCCATCGTTTTGATGGTGCCATTAAAGGTTATGGAGGTTGCCCAATGGCAAAAGATGAGTTGACTGGTAATATGCCAACAGAAAAGTTATTGAGTTATTTTACCACGCATAAAGCAGATACAAATTTAAAACCCATGAGTTTTGAAAGTGCTTATAACAAGGCTTTAGAGACTTTTTAA
- a CDS encoding imelysin family protein, with translation MFRKILLLLVSISVVYSCSTSEEGEPTVKDSFDRAAMLTNIADNIIIPAYNDFSSKMSALKTSGETFTTNPNQANLEALRTSWLAAYKTWQHVEMFNIGKAEELQYSFYMNIYPLTVTDVETNISSGVYDLDSANNHDAQGFPALDYLLYGVADTDAAILAKFTTDSNAIGYKKYITDVLNQMDSLTAQVVTDWATFRSEFIASVSNTVTSAVNMLINDYIYYYEKGLRANKIGTPVGNFSPTPLPEKVEGYYSKVYSKELALEALTAVENLFEGKSYNSNTSGIGFSNYLIELDRADISTSIINQNTVAKAQINTLNANFYEQINTNDVAMRKAYDELQKVVVLLKVDMLQAFNISVDYVDADGD, from the coding sequence ATGTTTAGAAAAATTTTACTCCTTTTAGTTTCAATTAGTGTAGTTTATAGCTGCTCAACCTCTGAAGAAGGAGAGCCAACAGTAAAAGATAGTTTTGATAGAGCTGCAATGCTCACTAATATTGCAGATAACATTATTATACCAGCGTATAATGATTTTAGTTCTAAAATGTCAGCTTTAAAAACATCAGGAGAAACGTTTACTACCAATCCAAATCAAGCTAATTTAGAAGCATTAAGAACTTCTTGGTTGGCCGCATACAAAACTTGGCAACACGTAGAAATGTTTAATATTGGTAAAGCAGAAGAGCTACAATATTCTTTTTATATGAATATTTACCCATTAACGGTTACAGACGTTGAAACAAACATTTCTAGTGGAGTGTATGATTTAGATAGTGCTAATAACCATGATGCACAAGGTTTCCCTGCGTTAGACTATTTATTGTACGGCGTTGCAGATACAGATGCCGCTATTCTTGCAAAGTTTACTACAGATTCAAATGCTATTGGTTACAAAAAGTACATAACAGATGTTCTAAACCAAATGGATAGCTTAACAGCACAGGTTGTGACAGATTGGGCTACGTTTAGAAGTGAATTTATTGCAAGTGTTTCTAATACCGTTACAAGTGCAGTAAATATGTTGATAAATGATTACATATATTACTATGAAAAAGGCTTAAGAGCGAATAAGATTGGAACTCCAGTTGGTAATTTTTCTCCAACTCCTTTACCAGAAAAAGTAGAAGGTTACTATAGTAAAGTCTACTCTAAGGAATTGGCTTTAGAAGCATTAACAGCTGTAGAAAACCTATTTGAAGGAAAATCGTATAATTCTAATACATCAGGAATTGGTTTTAGTAATTATTTAATTGAATTAGACAGAGCTGATATTTCTACAAGTATTATCAATCAAAATACAGTTGCTAAAGCACAGATTAATACATTAAATGCTAACTTTTACGAGCAAATAAACACTAACGATGTTGCCATGAGAAAGGCGTATGATGAATTGCAAAAAGTGGTAGTTTTATTAAAAGTAGATATGTTGCAAGCTTTTAATATAAGTGTAGATTATGTTGATGCAGACGGAGATTAA
- a CDS encoding IS110 family transposase, producing the protein MKIKQTIGIDISKLTFDVRIHSNQCYQAFENNLKGFKALIKWVEKNNSISKEHTLFVLEHTGIYSEEIASFFDVNNFYFALIPGLEIKKSLGISRGKDDKVDATKIALYGYRLRDEIKPYKLPSKNIHQLKRLLTLRERLVKQNAGYKATLKEQKRVYTRKENQLLLETQEKMIKYFTKQIKSVEAEMNKIIKASEQLKKQYKLIVSIKGIGSQTALFMIVTTNGFTKFASWRKFASYSGIAPFPNTSGTSIRGRTKVSNLANKKIKSLFDMCAKSAIQYNPEMKLFYNRRVEQGKNKMSTINIIRNKLLSRIFAAIKRQTPYVNVLKYAA; encoded by the coding sequence ATGAAAATTAAACAAACTATTGGTATCGACATTAGTAAATTAACCTTTGATGTTCGGATTCACAGTAATCAGTGTTATCAAGCATTTGAGAATAACTTAAAAGGTTTTAAAGCACTTATAAAATGGGTAGAAAAAAACAACTCTATTTCTAAGGAACACACTTTATTTGTTTTGGAACACACAGGTATTTATTCTGAAGAAATCGCATCATTTTTTGATGTAAATAACTTTTATTTCGCATTAATTCCAGGTTTAGAAATAAAGAAATCTCTAGGAATATCAAGAGGAAAAGATGACAAAGTAGATGCTACAAAAATAGCATTATATGGGTATCGATTAAGAGATGAAATTAAACCATATAAACTTCCATCAAAAAACATTCATCAATTAAAACGCCTTTTAACATTAAGAGAAAGGCTAGTGAAACAAAACGCTGGTTATAAAGCAACACTTAAAGAACAGAAAAGAGTTTATACTAGAAAAGAGAATCAACTTCTTTTAGAAACTCAAGAGAAAATGATAAAATATTTTACAAAGCAAATTAAAAGTGTTGAAGCCGAAATGAACAAAATAATTAAGGCTAGTGAACAACTTAAAAAACAATACAAACTAATTGTGAGTATTAAAGGAATTGGTAGTCAAACAGCTTTATTTATGATTGTAACAACCAACGGATTTACAAAGTTTGCTTCTTGGAGAAAGTTTGCTTCTTATTCTGGTATTGCTCCTTTTCCGAATACTTCAGGAACAAGTATAAGAGGGAGAACCAAAGTAAGTAATCTTGCTAATAAAAAAATCAAAAGTCTTTTTGATATGTGTGCAAAATCAGCAATACAATACAATCCAGAAATGAAGCTATTTTATAATCGAAGAGTCGAACAAGGAAAGAATAAAATGAGTACAATTAACATCATTAGAAATAAATTATTATCACGAATTTTTGCAGCTATAAAAAGACAAACTCCTTATGTAAATGTTTTAAAATATGCTGCTTAA
- a CDS encoding helix-turn-helix domain-containing protein yields the protein MNIYTPTECKKFILPVRDVIDIIGGKWRLPIIIALSFKVHRFKELERQIEGITPRMLSKELKELEINGLINREVFNAMPVSVEYSLTDYGKSLDKVIETMRDWGLTHRNKIRNE from the coding sequence ATGAATATATATACTCCAACAGAATGTAAAAAATTTATTCTTCCTGTTCGAGATGTTATAGACATAATTGGAGGAAAATGGAGATTACCAATTATTATAGCGCTATCTTTTAAAGTTCATAGATTTAAAGAATTAGAGCGCCAAATTGAAGGAATAACCCCAAGAATGTTATCCAAGGAATTGAAGGAGTTAGAAATAAATGGATTAATAAACAGAGAGGTATTTAACGCTATGCCTGTCTCTGTTGAATATAGCCTTACGGATTACGGAAAATCATTAGATAAAGTAATTGAAACAATGAGAGATTGGGGATTAACCCATCGAAACAAAATAAGAAATGAATAA
- a CDS encoding bifunctional UDP-sugar hydrolase/5'-nucleotidase has protein sequence MKLSKLFLYFLGITILASCSKDDDKIDFTFLQLNDVYEIAPIQGGEFGGMERVETVHKQLLEENKNTMLFMAGDFLNPSLLGTIKIDGERIQGKQMVEVMNAMNFDLVAFGNHEFDVSKVALQKRLNESNFPWISANVKLKTKEAAIPFYKEVNGHKEHVGETFIKEFSDEDGTKIKVGFISVCIPSNPKDFVEYGSMFVKARASYAAIKDSVDVVFGLTHVALEDDKKIAKIIPDLPLIMGGHEHTNSNDFVGNVQISKADANAKTVYIHRISYDKKTKKAVATSELKEINATVKPDEKVAKIVSKWQTILTSKITEIIKNPEEVIFEAKTPLDGRDASIRSTQTNLGEIITQSMSFAYNDKVDCALVNGGSIRIDDELSGHITPVDIFRVLPYGGAILKVKIKGGLLKRVLDYGNKAKGTGAYLQRFNAEKIGEKWLIKNEELNINKTYSVAFSDYLLKGFDIPFLSKENKEVLNIYTPIESELSYDIRKAVISYLKSL, from the coding sequence ATGAAATTATCAAAGCTATTTTTATATTTTTTAGGAATCACAATTTTAGCATCTTGCTCTAAAGATGATGATAAAATAGACTTTACTTTTTTACAGTTAAATGATGTGTACGAAATTGCCCCTATACAAGGAGGAGAATTCGGAGGAATGGAAAGAGTAGAAACGGTACACAAACAATTATTGGAAGAAAATAAAAACACCATGCTTTTTATGGCTGGCGATTTTTTGAATCCGTCTTTATTAGGAACCATTAAAATTGATGGAGAAAGAATTCAAGGGAAACAAATGGTAGAAGTAATGAATGCCATGAACTTCGATTTGGTTGCTTTTGGAAACCATGAGTTTGATGTTTCTAAAGTGGCCCTTCAAAAAAGATTAAACGAAAGTAATTTTCCTTGGATTTCTGCCAACGTAAAATTAAAAACAAAAGAGGCTGCAATTCCTTTTTACAAAGAAGTTAATGGTCATAAAGAGCATGTGGGAGAAACTTTTATCAAAGAATTTTCAGATGAAGATGGTACCAAAATAAAAGTAGGTTTTATAAGTGTTTGTATTCCATCCAATCCAAAGGATTTTGTAGAATATGGAAGTATGTTTGTAAAAGCAAGAGCCTCTTATGCAGCTATAAAAGATTCTGTAGATGTGGTTTTTGGGTTAACGCATGTAGCTTTAGAAGATGACAAAAAAATTGCAAAGATAATTCCAGACCTACCATTAATTATGGGAGGACATGAGCATACCAATAGTAATGATTTTGTTGGAAATGTGCAAATTTCTAAAGCAGATGCCAATGCAAAAACAGTGTATATTCATCGAATTTCTTATGATAAGAAAACAAAGAAAGCGGTGGCTACATCAGAATTAAAAGAAATCAATGCTACCGTTAAACCGGATGAAAAAGTAGCCAAAATTGTATCGAAATGGCAAACAATTTTAACTTCAAAAATTACTGAGATTATAAAAAATCCAGAGGAAGTTATTTTTGAAGCTAAAACACCGTTAGACGGAAGAGATGCTTCAATTAGAAGTACACAAACAAATTTAGGAGAAATCATTACCCAATCTATGTCTTTTGCTTATAATGATAAAGTGGACTGTGCTCTTGTAAATGGCGGTTCTATAAGAATTGATGATGAATTGAGTGGGCATATAACACCTGTAGATATTTTTAGAGTGTTGCCTTATGGTGGAGCAATTTTAAAAGTTAAAATAAAAGGAGGGCTACTAAAAAGAGTGTTAGATTATGGTAATAAAGCAAAAGGTACAGGTGCTTATTTACAGCGTTTTAATGCTGAAAAAATAGGAGAGAAGTGGTTGATTAAAAACGAAGAATTAAACATTAATAAAACCTATAGCGTTGCCTTTTCTGATTATTTATTAAAAGGTTTTGATATTCCTTTTTTATCCAAAGAAAATAAAGAAGTTTTAAATATTTATACGCCTATTGAATCTGAACTTTCTTACGATATTAGAAAGGCAGTAATTTCTTATTTGAAATCATTATAA
- a CDS encoding FMN-dependent NADH-azoreductase: MKKTLILSYTPRDNSNTKKMLDFFIENNQNKTEITFVDLAEEAPDLLLKENLNLYVNRNFGGVALTDEQQKILAKNDKMMQQLLDTDYVVLASPMYNFSIPATVKAWFDAVIQAGKTFGYTETGVQGFCKNTKALILMTSGSDFGMEPYKSVNFATPFLITAFDFLGIPAEAINKFGMIQYADKSEQMIADAKEEIKNVSDKWY; this comes from the coding sequence ATGAAAAAAACATTAATTTTAAGTTATACTCCAAGAGATAATTCCAATACAAAAAAAATGCTTGATTTCTTTATAGAAAACAATCAAAACAAAACAGAAATAACATTTGTTGATTTAGCAGAAGAAGCTCCAGATTTATTATTAAAAGAAAATTTGAATCTTTATGTAAATAGAAATTTTGGTGGTGTAGCACTTACGGATGAACAACAGAAAATTTTAGCCAAAAATGATAAAATGATGCAACAATTATTGGATACAGATTATGTTGTTTTGGCGAGTCCGATGTACAATTTTTCAATTCCTGCAACAGTTAAAGCTTGGTTTGATGCTGTCATACAAGCTGGAAAAACTTTTGGATATACAGAAACTGGTGTTCAAGGATTCTGTAAAAATACAAAAGCTTTGATATTAATGACAAGTGGAAGTGATTTTGGAATGGAACCTTATAAAAGTGTTAATTTTGCAACTCCTTTTTTAATAACAGCTTTTGATTTTCTTGGGATTCCTGCTGAAGCTATCAATAAATTTGGTATGATACAATATGCAGACAAATCTGAACAAATGATAGCCGATGCAAAAGAAGAAATTAAAAATGTAAGTGATAAATGGTATTAA
- a CDS encoding nitrate/nitrite transporter: MSHSKHILPIIIISQFCCTSLWFASNGVMTDLVISFNLSTIALGYLTSAVQFGFIMGTLVFALFTIADRFPPSKVFFFCAILGAFFNWRLIFDNQTFFSLIGMRFLTGFFLAGIYPVGMKIATDYFDKGLGKSLGFLVGALVLGTALPHLLKDMMHSYSWKTIITSISVLAAFGGLLMLLFVPNGPYRTAGKKLDITICFSIFKNVKFRKAAFGYFGHMWELYTFWTFVPILLKIYENSHTDTQLNIPLLSFIIIGTGSLACVLGGYLSQKYGPKNIAYLALFLSCICCLISPLMFQLTNENLFIAFLLFWGMVVVTDSPLFSTLVAQNVASKNKGTALTIVNCIGFAITIVSIQLISNYKEMTDSNAIFMLLAIGPILGLFTFSRKEVHS, from the coding sequence ATGAGCCACTCAAAACATATTCTTCCAATAATCATTATTTCTCAGTTTTGTTGCACTTCTTTATGGTTTGCAAGCAACGGTGTAATGACAGATTTAGTAATCAGTTTTAACTTAAGTACTATTGCGCTAGGCTATTTAACATCTGCAGTACAATTTGGTTTTATTATGGGGACTTTAGTCTTTGCTTTGTTTACCATTGCAGACCGATTTCCCCCATCTAAAGTGTTTTTTTTCTGTGCAATTTTAGGTGCGTTTTTTAATTGGAGACTTATTTTCGATAATCAAACTTTTTTCTCGCTAATAGGTATGCGATTTCTAACTGGTTTTTTCTTGGCAGGAATTTATCCTGTAGGTATGAAAATTGCGACAGATTATTTTGATAAAGGCCTGGGTAAATCTTTAGGCTTTTTAGTTGGCGCATTGGTTTTAGGTACTGCTTTACCTCACCTATTAAAAGACATGATGCATTCCTATTCTTGGAAAACAATTATTACATCAATTTCTGTTTTAGCCGCTTTTGGCGGATTATTAATGTTGCTTTTTGTACCTAACGGACCTTATAGAACTGCCGGAAAAAAGCTAGATATTACCATTTGTTTTTCCATCTTTAAAAATGTGAAATTTAGAAAAGCTGCTTTTGGTTATTTCGGGCACATGTGGGAACTCTATACCTTCTGGACTTTTGTACCTATTCTTTTAAAAATCTACGAGAATTCACATACAGACACCCAACTTAATATTCCTTTATTATCCTTTATAATTATTGGAACAGGAAGTTTAGCTTGTGTTTTAGGAGGCTATTTATCACAAAAATATGGCCCAAAAAACATTGCTTATTTAGCCTTATTTTTATCTTGTATTTGTTGTCTTATTTCTCCGTTGATGTTTCAACTAACAAATGAAAATCTATTTATTGCCTTTTTACTTTTCTGGGGAATGGTAGTTGTTACAGACTCTCCATTATTTTCTACTCTAGTTGCACAAAATGTAGCGTCAAAAAATAAAGGAACAGCATTGACCATTGTTAATTGTATTGGTTTTGCAATCACTATTGTAAGTATTCAATTAATAAGCAACTACAAAGAAATGACAGATTCTAATGCTATTTTTATGCTATTAGCCATTGGTCCTATTTTAGGATTATTTACTTTTTCTAGAAAAGAAGTTCATTCGTGA